Below is a genomic region from Ciona intestinalis chromosome 14, KH, whole genome shotgun sequence.
tgttattttttctttccGTTTTCACCGTTTACTCTTACAATACTTATGAACTGcattttgatatatatattgttggtttattattatgttgtaaCCTTCCAGGCACACTAATATTTAACGCCAcgaattataataaaatgatttatatagaagggtggggtaagatggcttaTTTTGTAATgcagtatagggtggggtagatgGTCATCTCtgtaatctattttctcgtcccatttggtagtaaacaaaaaaacatggacGGGGCACAGAAAAGACGCCACAATAATATGCCACATAAGCTATCACCTATTATTGCCATGTTTACAACATTTTCGGTATTTCCGTGCACTTTGCACCGACGTATTCAGCTTTTAAGGAGACGGAAGACGATGTTGTTGTTAATAACAGGAGTGCATTTGATAAAAAGGAATTCAGATTGTAAAAAGCAACATGACCCGTCGTCTGGATTCCAGTCTACAGGAACTGAAGTGGTTCCCATCCACTGCTATTGATGTATAAATAGCACCTTGTGCAGCCTACACAGCAATTGGAGGTTTAAATACATGATGTAGGCGCTGTGGTGCTCGGTCTTGAGGAAATTAATTCTGAAATTAACGATTTACAGCAATTTTCCTCTTCACGAAGAAATTTCTCAGCGATAATAGATTTGCGGGCAGAAAATTGCCTGTTCCGTGTCACAGTGTCACTTAAAAGCGAGAACTCCATCCGGCCGGATAGAGCAATGTCCTGTACAGTTTCATTTGAACCAAGTTACCCGCCTGTTGGCAATTTAATTAATGCCTTTCTCCTTACCAAGTTACGAGCTTCAGTTCCATAAATCAATGAAAATTTCCGCTGCAATAACGTCACATATTGAATGGCAGTAAATGACCCGGAAAAATTGAAAGAGAAATATTACAATGTCTGACAGCGGAAGGACCAAGTTTCAAACCACACACAAGGAAAATTCCATGCCGGACGTGTATGCCAATTACATAAAATGTCAggttatgtaaaatatttttcaaaccgCTCTCTAAGTTGGTATTATCTCAATAGAATAATAGCTTTACAGGTTAAaaacgaaatatatattttcaagcCATATTTATGCGTTGGTACAAATCCATTGCTGAGTGGCTTCGCATTGGCCCCTATAACAGGTGGCGTTTCATTAGccttttttctaatatttttattaaatatttggtgGGATTCAGGAACCTTCACAAGAAATTATCTGGTTCACcgctatttttaaaatttgatggAAATCAAACATTGGACAGCTATTTAGCCAACAGCGACCGCGATTTTTTGACGTCATAGAcctttttgtgacgtcacgaccgCAGATGTTTCCCTGTTATCAAGTGTTTGCGTACAAACGTCAGAACGTTTAGAGTAGACCTACAGCGACGTCCAAACCTCGAACGATCGTTTGTTGACATAGTCTGTCTGGATTTCACCTGTCGAGCTAAAACGGACAGACGCTTGATGGCCTTTGATAGatcaatatgacgtcataaaaacagTCGATAGTCACAAACACTTTCGTTGAATTGGATTTGTTTGAGGGCGAGAATCCCACCGCGACATCGATTGTTACAAGTACGTGACTCACGACAGCCATTGTTACGAAACATACCACGTGGGGCTCTCAATTAAAGGCACATTAAACtcacgaagagaaggaaagataaaaacatttcTCCTCTTTCTCCTACTCCTCCCCACTCCAACTACGTCACCGTATTACAAgacaacaaaaagaaaaaggttgtCGATGAATAAAACCGAGCGGTTTGTGTACAGACATCACATGTGCTGTTATGTCGGTCAGATATCGTAGAGTTTATCATTAACCGTATGTATGTACAAGACCTGCTGAAAATTGCAGCGACCTATTCTATCATGGGTATTAATTAACGAGGCTTCGATAAGAAGTAGTAAGGTGACTTTTTGCAGCGGGTTTTGCAAATCTACGCGTGTGGTTTATTTGCACGTAATAAACCAACTGCCTTGACTTATAAGGAAGCGACATCGAGGCAAGGTTAGAGCGGTTAATATCTATTTAAAGGCGTATAGAGCGTAACTAAACGATAAGGGGTtggtaaataaacaatatgacACTGACTAAGTCTGATATATTAGTTGTGCGAAGGTTTCGAGTGACTGCCAATGGTTGTCAATCTTATTTTGTAAGTCgtgttgctgaagctattgcagtgtgtggataagcagataTGAcatttggttggtttggtcatttatatcctcgtgggtgggaacttgagtgacttattcatggttgccactcccatgcccacagcaAGCTACTGTAGCGTAGTAGTTAAGttaataaactataaaacctCATAACAAATCTAACCGATTTTCTTTCCGAAACAGATTTCTGAATtaagcaaaaatataaacttggtAAAATGACGCCTTTATCTGACGAGGAAACGGTGGCACCGAACTACACGGGAGAAGCCAAGACTGGAAACCTCATGCTGTGTTCTGATATTGGGTCAATGCacaacgagaaaataaaagaacCGACCACCCTTGCCCCGGCTTTGAACTCCAGACTCTCAGCTCTCCGAAATGGCCCAACCCGTCCCAAAAGAGAAATATTTCCGCGTTCATCATTGTCAGGAAGCAAAGCAAACTCAAAGCTTCCACGATTAGTCAAAGTGAGCGTATACACCAAGGCCGTCAACCCATATATGGTGATCCACGATTCCAATCGAAAATACGCCAAACCAGTTGCATGTATCAAGCTCATCAACAGCGACATCAAGCGGATAGGTAacgataatgacgtcactgacGACAGGGAATTTCAAATCCATCGTCACGATGACGTAGACGGGTCAGGGGTCGTAACATTTCGTGCAATGTCGTCAGAAAAATGTGACGAGTGGGTTGACTTTTTACAAGGGCTTACCGGCGTGGCTGGTGGTCAAAGTAGCCGCACATCCGGTTATATTCCGGGTTCAAGCGTCCTGCCCACCCTCGTTGAGCAAGAAGACATCGACTCCGAAAACGCTCCTTCCGCCGAATCCCTGAAGGCCCCAGCCCGCAGGAAATCCCGGGAGGGCCGACGTAACAGTTTGAATAGTCTTGGAATACGCTTACGTTGCTACAGCATCGGTAAACAAAGATAATCTACGTCATTACTTTGTTCCAAAGCGTCCACAACAACCAGCTATTGTGACGTGAcaagtttttacatttattcgaatcttttattttatatattgccTTAAAAGGTGCTAACCGCGAAGAATTCATTTTTTGTCGATTATTACGCTGTGCATTTTATGATTGTTCACGCTTCGTATTTCcctatttgttgttttgatattacttttaaaaagtgacaaaaatacacaaaatatttaatattattgtttgatgtatatatgttgttgttagATATAGTAACAGGTCAAAATGTTAAAGGTCAAAGGTTTAAACTTACTGGTCCTTGCTTTGTTCAATAAAAATTGTCTTCTGACTGACGTCATTTTGGAAATCTTCTGGAAAATTCTGAAGTGggtggttatgacgtcatatatcgCACGAGTGTGTTGTTTATCTGATGTcaataacaaaacatgttgtaacttgttatgttatgttaacaTATGCGGTAAACATCACGTGGTACGTGGGAGTTGGTTTAATATAAGCTGATTCAGTTATTTCTTGAGTATTGCAGACGTCTGTATAATGCCGTCATCAagaagtgacgtcatcaataatGGCGGTAGTTTGGAGACGAATACGGTATTTAATCCATGTATTTcgaattaaatttaaataacagatAAAGTTTATAGAAGGTATTACATTTGGTGAAGTTTTtagtatgaatataccattgTAAAAGAACCGTATACAAATTAAGAGATATCATATAATTTGATATAACAGCTATAGCAATTTACATTTGAAAGAATTGTGagtaaaagcaaaacaaacgCTAAAAAGCGGCGAATAAAACGTCCTATATGGTACCAGAAGTGacgtgttgtttaaaaatatcgcAATTGCTTGTAATGGCCAGCGTAACTTCATTTTAGGTGAAACAGTGACGCCGAAAAATAATAAGCCACTAAACGGCCTGTAAACAATGCTAATGCATTTTAATGGCAAAGCTAAGTCAATACGATGTTCGGGAGACCAGATTTACCcgaagtttgttttgttgttttaggaACAAGGGTGGAAAGCCCAGTAGTTTACGATTCCAGGAATTCCAGAGATGTTTATCGACAAGGGCGAATTCCAGAAGCTTCCATCggtttattacgtaataaagATCGAACAATACATTCTGTTGGTAACGTATTGAATgcgattttacaaaatatttgcttgTTATATAGTATACCGCGGTATGTACAtgcggggtaaaatgggataccgttagcgcaAAATCCCAGCTTTCctattcatgtttttaaacaataaacaacgttattttagagtcgttaaggaacggttatataattatgttgtttactatcaaatggaacgataaaacagaatgaacaTAAATAGTCTTCCCCACAATCAATAACAAATCGTTTACTATTTAACATGAATCATAAACCTGTATAACTTATGTTCTTTCATTCTGCGAAAAACACGCCGGTATACATTCATCATTATGACGTTACAGTTATCATTATCCGTCACCATGACATCATTTATCAGGCACGATGCCAAGCTGTTGAATGTAAGAGCTTGTAAATTCCCACCCATTGTGGTGCTATATATAGATAATGCGTAATATAGTGGTGAGTAACCACATGCGCAAGTGCTTCTATACTGGCATTGGTATACGTTTGGGGACATTCTATTTACGCGTGATTTTTGTCCACCAGTCGAGATTATAATTAGCTTAATCTACAAGATTAGCCATAAATATCGGaattgtttattctattttaagtATAATTGGTAATGCATAAGTGGAGGGCCATTTAAAACTACGCGTTTAGTATTTAACCTTATATGTATAAGGCTACATACGTTAATACCTTATGAGTGTATATACATcgcctttaaataaaaacatgtgcTTTGCTGTACGGTGTATATACGTACTTAAACGATGacttaatatttttgtctCGTCTTTGTTCTTactaatataaaatgaaataattattTTCCGTATTTGgtcaaacaaatttaataaagtcCCTACGAATGAAAGACGACGTATCTGAATACAAATTTTACGTTATTGAATTAAATGTGACGCTGGGCAAGCCGAAATTAAATATACCTTATTTGAAGATATATTACAATTATTCCTGAATCGAATTGCCAACGACCAAAATTCGACCAAATGAAAAACAACGgaatatttatcaaatttgaggtttggcaaaaaaattattgaccATGAATCGTGTTCTGGTTTTACTAAAGCCCGACCCACTAGAGATATTTGTAGTGGGTCGTGATTGAAGGCACTTGTTCTGTAAGTGTGAGGTCCGACATTGGCACTTCGCGTTTGAAAGTTCGTTTTTATATGGGACGCAATTAGATTTTTGTGTGAGGTCCGACATGTATGAATGTGATGTCGCTTTAGGTTTGTAAGTTCGTATACATGTTTTTCGACcacgttttttattttatattatccTCATAACGACTTAGTTTTGTTGCCAATTccattctctttgttgttttaattattctgaTCTTGAATGTAAATCTTGGTATTCCATAATAAATGATATTTTGTTAAGTGTAAATTCTATATCTTAAGGCCACAGTTAGTGCACGGATTAAATTATACTCCGGTTTGACCTTAAACCCACAGAGAGAGGCTATAACGTTGAGAATCCTATCGACTCTAAACggggtttaaattatttagtcCACCTTGGCGTACAGTGCAATTTACTAGATTCGGTCAATTATATTGTTAGCTTGATGAAATATTAATGATTTCAAAACACAAGAGATAATAAACCAAATAAGAAGGGAAGAATTAGATGGACACACTTTGTCTATAATCTCTATTGAGAAACGGGTTTATAGCTTATGAAAATAGCAGAGGAAAATCATAGGAGTTTCCACGGGATTATTTTTGTGTACGACCGCTGCTTTGGAATTTTTGTATCGATCCGGTGCGTGATATATATAGTGGTTATAGCCATATAGCGCATCCATGCGGTAACCTGGAGGTTACGCTTGTGTACAAGGTAGTGGCATAGAGGTTACATACGTTGGACAGAACACTTAACCAAATTccttccaacccagtgatcccCTTATGTGTTGTCCGAATTATCAGCTTGtctatactttttaatatccTATTCGTTTATAAATCACTAGGTTACTTCTTTTTCGTATTAAACCAATGGGTTCTAAACGACTTCCTACAAAACGTACAAGGTCGAGGCCTGcttaattttacaataaaaattataaacagttGACAAAGACACAAAGAATGTTcgactgtaaaaaaacaacaatcgtaAAAATCCGCGCTTGACAGCATACACCAACAGCTTTTTGAAGGTAAATAAACAACGAAGtagattttaaacaagtaaaatgttCATAACTTATACGCGTAGATGGTTGAACTGTTTAGTTGGCcaacattcattttaaatgtgcccccaaatatattaaattgaataaaagtgTTTTCGGCAAAAATCGGAACAGCTCTTTCGCCGAGTAGAGTGCgggaattttaattttacaaaacttatagTTTGCAGCATTTAGGATcaattttgttacaaaatcagcataatttgaaacaaaattacagGTTTTTGAACACAATTATACGCCAGATCACTACAACACCCAAAACACCTGTTTTCAAGAAGTAGGCGTGGAAATATCGTTATGGCTTCGAACAAACagttgaataaaataacactGAAAGGTTCCGCTGCAATTGTGTCCGAATtcttttgtaagtttttaatttcataaaaaaacacagaaaaagcTGAAAATAACACTTTTGCAGTTTATGGaatcaacaatattttataccagCGTGGTGTTTACCCTCCTGAAATGTTCAAACAAGAGAAAAAGTACGGTCTGACCATTTTGACAACAACGGATCCTAACCTACTAACGTATTTGAATGAAAATGTATTACCTCAATTGACTGGTATGCGAATAAAAGTTTTGAACACGGTGCATGGCGTGCAGTAAACCGTGATCTATAAATACCTTAACATAAAAACTAGATTCTTACCTTTAGTTGATTTCTgactattttaaacttttcattgGCCAGCGTTGTTAGATTTCTGTTGCTTACAAGAGCCTGGagttaaaattcattttgcatcatatataaatacctaACTTAGGCTAACATTCCTATTTAATACCtattctgtaaaacaaaaaagagtAATTAGATTACACATGTTTAGGTTATGATGTTGGTTTGTCTTTAagattttgaataaaaaagaatcAATCTAAGCTATTAAAACTCCTAAAAGGTTATGGCGCATAAATGCCTAGAAACTTAACAGTCTGTGGCAAATCCTACTGAATTATTTAGAcaagtttgaaaatattgtagtgatacagttaaaaatatgattataatttcttttataCCAGAATGGATTGAACAAGGGGTGGTAAAACGTTTAGTCGTTGTCATACGTGAATGTGAAACT
It encodes:
- the LOC108950103 gene encoding uncharacterized protein LOC108950103 — encoded protein: MTPLSDEETVAPNYTGEAKTGNLMLCSDIGSMHNEKIKEPTTLAPALNSRLSALRNGPTRPKREIFPRSSLSGSKANSKLPRLVKVSVYTKAVNPYMVIHDSNRKYAKPVACIKLINSDIKRIGNDNDVTDDREFQIHRHDDVDGSGVVTFRAMSSEKCDEWVDFLQGLTGVAGGQSSRTSGYIPGSSVLPTLVEQEDIDSENAPSAESLKAPARRKSREGRRNSLNSLGIRLRCYSIGKQR